The following are encoded in a window of Armatimonas rosea genomic DNA:
- a CDS encoding right-handed parallel beta-helix repeat-containing protein, with protein sequence MLQRLFLSLAALGLFWGCGGGSPQPSGTATPTPTPTLPTPPSGGGSMLPTGREYDLGAPTVTDLWVDPSGGNDSNSGASRGQALRTVAAAWNRIPRGSTLTGSGYRIQLMAGTHTGIPNYWEERFGTAQFPILLNAVDGPGTANLSDINMASCRYVYFIGLNITKTVEGGDTFHLERCDHVLVRQCRISCAGRRLAQEAFKANQTQNLFVENSDISGAGDNAVDCVGVQYGHFLNNKLHDSEDWAMYLKGGSAYFLVEGNELYDAGTGGFTAGQGTGIEYMTLPWVHYEAYDIKVVNNVIHDVEGAALGVNGGYNILLAYNTATRCGARSHMLEVVYGFHECDGETENCRERLDAGGWGTLAREPEIAIGNRNVFVYNNIFANSTGNSDKQFLAVYGPRANTGGVNAPNPALADTNLQIRGNIFWNGGVETPLGVGGDEGCRESNPTCNPGQLAADNAFNTLNPQLSADFRAAASLAPRAAVALPDFDWANLPSRPSIPQGTLSNTVTRRRDGSARSGADRPGAY encoded by the coding sequence ATGCTACAGCGTCTCTTTCTTTCCCTTGCCGCGCTCGGGCTCTTTTGGGGCTGTGGGGGCGGCTCGCCCCAGCCCAGTGGGACCGCGACTCCCACCCCTACGCCCACTCTCCCTACCCCCCCAAGCGGCGGCGGTAGCATGCTCCCCACGGGCCGCGAGTACGACCTAGGCGCTCCGACTGTCACCGACCTCTGGGTGGACCCGAGCGGCGGCAACGACAGCAATAGCGGCGCGAGCCGGGGGCAGGCGCTGCGGACGGTCGCGGCGGCGTGGAACCGTATCCCACGCGGCTCGACACTCACGGGGAGCGGCTACCGGATTCAGCTGATGGCGGGAACGCACACCGGGATTCCCAACTACTGGGAGGAGCGCTTCGGCACGGCGCAGTTCCCCATCCTCCTCAATGCCGTCGATGGGCCAGGAACCGCCAATCTCTCGGATATCAACATGGCGAGCTGCCGCTATGTCTACTTTATCGGGCTCAATATCACCAAGACGGTCGAGGGGGGCGATACCTTTCACCTAGAGCGCTGCGATCATGTTCTCGTGCGCCAGTGCCGCATCTCCTGCGCCGGGCGGCGGCTCGCGCAGGAGGCCTTCAAGGCAAACCAGACCCAGAACCTCTTTGTCGAAAACTCGGATATCTCCGGCGCGGGCGACAACGCCGTGGACTGTGTTGGGGTGCAGTACGGCCACTTCCTCAACAACAAGCTCCATGACTCCGAGGACTGGGCGATGTACCTCAAGGGCGGCTCGGCCTACTTCCTGGTGGAGGGCAATGAGCTCTACGACGCGGGCACGGGCGGCTTTACGGCGGGCCAGGGCACGGGGATCGAGTACATGACCCTCCCCTGGGTGCACTACGAGGCCTACGATATCAAGGTGGTCAACAATGTGATCCACGATGTCGAGGGCGCGGCGCTCGGGGTCAATGGGGGCTACAACATCCTGCTGGCCTACAACACGGCCACCCGTTGCGGCGCACGGAGCCACATGCTGGAGGTGGTCTACGGCTTCCACGAGTGCGATGGGGAGACGGAGAACTGCCGGGAGCGCCTCGATGCGGGCGGCTGGGGCACGCTGGCGCGGGAGCCGGAGATCGCGATTGGCAACCGGAATGTCTTTGTGTACAATAACATTTTTGCCAATTCCACGGGCAATAGCGACAAGCAGTTTCTCGCGGTCTACGGCCCCCGTGCCAACACGGGCGGTGTGAACGCTCCCAACCCCGCGCTCGCCGATACCAACCTCCAGATCCGCGGCAATATCTTCTGGAACGGCGGTGTCGAGACCCCGCTCGGGGTCGGGGGTGACGAGGGCTGCCGCGAGAGCAACCCGACTTGCAACCCCGGCCAGCTCGCGGCGGACAATGCCTTCAACACCCTCAATCCCCAGCTCAGCGCCGACTTCCGAGCAGCAGCCAGCCTCGCGCCCCGCGCCGCTGTCGCGCTCCCCGACTTCGACTGGGCCAACCTTCCCAGCCGCCCCAGCATCCCCCAAGGCACCCTCAGCAACACGGTCACCCGCCGCCGCGATGGCTCGGCGCGCTCAGGGGCGGACCGTCCTGGTGCCTACTAA